A genomic segment from Saprospiraceae bacterium encodes:
- a CDS encoding S24 family peptidase, with protein MNSVVTQRFIKCHDKLKEDNRIRSSRQFALYLDYLPQSLSEILKGRRDVTIELIRKAVESYKMNPVYLYTGEGPMFMSEEDHKNFRVLTIVTNAQDDERIVHVPIPAQAGYAGEMANPTFVQDLPTFTLPDYKYKVGTHRAFDVAGDSMEPTLFEGDKVICSYLEPTLWESSLKDSHVYVIVTRGDVVVKRVTNKLRTEKQLYLTSDNNFYEPYKVYVGDIREIWYVRAKISPFLPSPQNIKNYLFDEVRELKGTIKEQNQLIGNLNLTIEKLISSNANGNFKE; from the coding sequence ATGAATAGTGTTGTCACTCAGCGTTTTATAAAGTGTCATGATAAACTAAAAGAAGATAATCGGATCCGGTCGAGCCGGCAATTTGCGTTGTACCTCGACTACTTGCCGCAAAGTTTAAGCGAAATCCTTAAAGGTAGAAGGGATGTTACAATTGAGTTGATTCGAAAAGCGGTGGAATCTTACAAAATGAACCCAGTGTACCTCTATACGGGAGAAGGACCAATGTTTATGTCCGAAGAAGACCACAAGAACTTCCGAGTACTCACTATTGTCACTAATGCGCAGGACGATGAACGAATTGTTCACGTTCCCATACCTGCCCAAGCCGGTTATGCTGGCGAAATGGCAAACCCTACATTTGTCCAGGATTTACCCACCTTTACTTTACCTGATTATAAATACAAAGTCGGTACGCATCGCGCCTTCGACGTAGCCGGTGACAGTATGGAACCCACCTTGTTTGAAGGAGACAAGGTTATTTGCAGTTACCTGGAACCCACTCTTTGGGAAAGCTCACTTAAAGATAGCCATGTTTATGTCATCGTTACCAGGGGAGACGTTGTCGTTAAACGTGTAACGAATAAGCTTAGAACGGAAAAACAACTATACCTGACCTCCGATAACAATTTTTATGAACCCTATAAGGTTTATGTCGGTGATATTCGTGAAATATGGTATGTCCGAGCCAAAATAAGTCCCTTCCTTCCTTCTCCACAAAATATCAAAAACTACCTATTTGATGAAGTCAGGGAATTGAAAGGCACTATTAAAGAACAAAACCAACTAATCGGAAACTTAAATCTTACTATAGAAAAGTTGATATCAAGTAATGCTAACGGAAACTTTAAAGAATAA